The Nocardia sp. NBC_00508 nucleotide sequence AACTCATGGGGCGGAAGTGCTATGGGTGGGGCCGTTCCGGGATTCTGGCGTTGATCCCATTCGGGTTGGGCGCCGGCTCGAAGGGATCCAGCTTCGACCCCCGCCACGGATAGGGCTTGCGCGCAGCAGGACACGACGACGAGGCAGCAGCCACGGTGCACCACCCGACGCCGTGCTTACGCTCGATCTCCCTGTTGCTCAGCCCCGCCCGGGAATCGGCGCGGACCGCCGAATACAACTCAACCTTGGATCATCTACCGGGCGCCACTCCCGGTCTCGTGTTGTTACCAGGCAACCAGCTCGCCGGGGTGTTCTACTCTTGCGGTGCGTCCGGGTCTGCGACCTCGATCACGGTCGGACGGGACTGGTAGTCGCGCCTGGGCACGAGGATCGGGGTGCAGCCACCGGACCTCACCGTCCGGTTCCACACCGCCCAACCAGGGTCCTCGGACGCACCGACGGTCCCGGCCTCGGCCGGGCGGTCCACCCCGCCGGACTCCGACACCCCGGTACGTTCGCGCACAGAGATCGACCGGCTCATCGCCCGCCGCGACATCGACACATGGTCGGTGCAGGTGACCTGGGCTTCCGGACCAGACTGTGCCAAGGCGCCGGGGTATCCAAGAACCGAACGATTCTCGACACCCGGTAACTGGTGCGGTTGGGCAATGAAGTTTGGACAGCAGTGGCCAAAGGCCAGCTCACGCCGTTGGAACAGGGTGAGTCCCGGATCCTCCTCGCGAGTCGGCCAAGCGAGTGCATGATCTTGACTACCGTAGTGGCAGGCGCTTTCGAAGGAGATGACGCATGAGCACGGGGGAACGCCATCGCGGCGCGGTCTAGTCGCAGGCCGAGGACGTTCGCTGAGGCCCCCCGCGTCCCGACCATCCCGAGCTGGTCGATTGCTGCATTGGTCGGGGTGGCCGAAAGTAGCGGCAATGGCTACGACAATGGCCACGCTCGGCGCGACGCTCACCGCCGCTGGTGCCCTGTGGTTCACCGCTCAGTCTCTGCGCGCGACGAACAGCCAGCATTCCCTATCGCAGCAAACAGCGGTGACCGACCGCTTTCGCCTGGCGGCAGAACAACTTGCCTCCGACAAGATCGATGTCCGCCTGTCGGGTATCTACCTGCTGGAGCGTCTCGCCAAAGACTCCCCCGCCGATCACCCGACCGTCTTTGCGATGCTTTCAGCGTTCCTGCGCACCCACACGAACGCGAGCGAATGCCGGATCCAGAGTCCACTCCAGCCGATACCCGCCGACATCCAGGCGGTGCTGACTGTCATCACACGTCGCGTCCTCGGTCCCGAACCCCTCGCCGACAAGCTGGACCTACGCCTGACCTGCCTGGCAGAGGGCGACTTCTCCGACGTGATGCTCTCCCACGCGGACTTCACCCGCGCGAACCTCACAATGGTTAACCTCACCCGCGCCTTCATCCCGTACGCGAATCTCACCGATGCCGACCTCACCGGTGCGAGCCTCATCAACACCGTCCTCGGTGCTGCG carries:
- a CDS encoding pentapeptide repeat-containing protein; protein product: MATLGATLTAAGALWFTAQSLRATNSQHSLSQQTAVTDRFRLAAEQLASDKIDVRLSGIYLLERLAKDSPADHPTVFAMLSAFLRTHTNASECRIQSPLQPIPADIQAVLTVITRRVLGPEPLADKLDLRLTCLAEGDFSDVMLSHADFTRANLTMVNLTRAFIPYANLTDADLTGASLINTVLGAANLTGAKLIGANLTGADLRGADLTRTDLTRITYDRTTQWPDGFTPP